One Sanguibacter sp. HDW7 DNA window includes the following coding sequences:
- the mca gene encoding mycothiol conjugate amidase Mca, with translation MAVHAHPDDESSKGAATTARYAAAGVEVLVVTCTGGERGSVLNPSYGRELAEGAEMAAVRRDEMAAAAAALGVRQHWLGFVDSGLPEGDPLPPLPEGCFALVPLEESAAELVRVVREFRPHVITTYDPSGGYPHPDHIRTHEVTAAAWEAAGDPERFPGAGAPWAPLKLYYNHDFSMTRIRTVHEAMVDAGLESPFGEWVETRAAREIVERAVTTRIEVSDHFDARDEALRAHATQIDPDGFFFGTPRDLEIEVWPWEEYELADARVATTLPETDLFAGLTEEHL, from the coding sequence ATGGCCGTCCACGCCCACCCCGACGACGAGTCGAGCAAGGGCGCCGCGACGACCGCCCGCTACGCCGCCGCCGGCGTCGAGGTGCTCGTCGTCACGTGCACGGGAGGCGAGCGCGGGTCCGTGCTCAACCCCAGCTACGGCCGCGAGCTCGCCGAGGGCGCCGAGATGGCAGCCGTGCGCCGCGACGAGATGGCCGCTGCGGCGGCCGCGCTCGGCGTGCGCCAGCACTGGCTCGGCTTCGTGGACTCCGGGCTGCCCGAGGGCGACCCGCTGCCTCCGCTTCCCGAGGGCTGCTTCGCGCTCGTCCCGCTCGAGGAGTCCGCCGCCGAGCTCGTCCGCGTCGTGCGCGAGTTCCGCCCCCACGTCATCACGACGTACGACCCGTCGGGCGGCTACCCGCACCCCGACCACATCCGTACGCACGAGGTCACGGCCGCGGCCTGGGAGGCCGCGGGCGACCCCGAGCGTTTCCCCGGCGCAGGCGCGCCGTGGGCACCGCTCAAGCTCTACTACAACCACGACTTCTCGATGACCCGTATCCGCACGGTCCACGAGGCCATGGTCGACGCCGGCCTCGAGTCGCCCTTCGGCGAGTGGGTCGAGACGCGCGCAGCGCGCGAGATCGTCGAGCGCGCCGTGACGACCCGCATCGAGGTCTCCGACCACTTCGACGCGCGGGACGAGGCGCTCCGCGCCCACGCGACCCAGATCGACCCCGACGGCTTCTTCTTCGGCACGCCGCGCGACCTCGAGATCGAGGTCTGGCCGTGGGAGGAGTACGAGCTCGCCGACGCCCGCGTCGCGACCACGCTGCCCGAGACCGACCTGTTCGCGGGCCTCACCGAGGAGCACCTGT
- a CDS encoding DUF4307 domain-containing protein, translating into MSSSPETPAMPSAPVPAPSGDPTDLDDRYGRLAPDARRARRLRAAAIAAIALATVGAGWAGWSMVAGEPWTTKPVGYSVKSAELTEVTFHVTKRADITLRCKVVALAENYAQVGFREVVIPPSSGERESFTVDVRTAELATTGMVESCERVED; encoded by the coding sequence ATGTCCTCCTCCCCCGAGACCCCGGCGATGCCCTCGGCCCCGGTCCCCGCACCGTCCGGAGACCCCACGGACCTCGACGACCGCTACGGCAGGCTCGCGCCCGACGCACGCCGCGCACGTCGTCTGCGTGCGGCGGCGATCGCGGCGATCGCCCTCGCGACGGTCGGCGCCGGGTGGGCGGGCTGGAGCATGGTCGCGGGCGAGCCGTGGACGACGAAGCCCGTCGGGTACTCGGTGAAGAGCGCCGAGCTCACCGAGGTGACGTTCCACGTGACGAAGCGTGCGGACATCACGCTGCGCTGCAAGGTCGTCGCGCTCGCCGAGAACTACGCGCAGGTGGGGTTCCGCGAGGTCGTCATCCCGCCGAGCTCGGGCGAACGCGAGTCGTTCACCGTCGACGTCCGCACCGCGGAGCTCGCGACGACGGGCATGGTCGAGTCCTGCGAGCGCGTCGAGGACTGA
- the greA gene encoding transcription elongation factor GreA, which yields MTGTTTWLTQEAYDRLKAEYEHLTGAGRDEIVARVAQARDEGDLKENSGYHAAREEHAKQEARVRELKAKLEGAQIGTPPDDGLVEPGMIVTLDFAGEEMTFLLGSREIAGTTDLDVFSEASPLGSSILGRSVGDEVSFTAPNGAERLVKVIAAKPYEG from the coding sequence ATGACCGGGACCACCACGTGGCTGACGCAGGAGGCGTACGACAGGCTCAAGGCCGAGTACGAGCACCTCACCGGCGCCGGCCGGGACGAGATCGTCGCGAGGGTCGCGCAGGCCCGTGACGAGGGCGACCTCAAGGAGAACTCCGGCTATCACGCGGCCCGCGAGGAGCACGCGAAGCAGGAGGCCCGCGTCCGCGAGCTCAAGGCCAAGCTCGAGGGCGCGCAGATCGGCACGCCGCCGGACGACGGTCTCGTCGAGCCCGGCATGATCGTCACGCTCGACTTCGCGGGCGAGGAGATGACGTTCCTCCTCGGCTCGCGCGAGATCGCGGGCACGACGGACCTCGACGTCTTCTCGGAGGCGTCGCCCCTCGGCTCGTCGATCCTCGGCCGGTCGGTCGGCGACGAGGTGTCGTTCACGGCTCCCAACGGCGCCGAGCGTCTCGTCAAGGTCATCGCCGCCAAGCCCTACGAGGGCTGA
- the ilvA gene encoding threonine ammonia-lyase has product MTSPALTVADLDDARRLLAGVAVTTPVEHSRALSELTGTEVHLKCENLQRTGSFKLRGAYVRLSRLTADERASGVVAASAGNHAQGVALAARELGIHAVVYMPSDAALPKVAATRAYGAEVRLVGQSVEDALAAAYEHARVTGAVLIHPFDHVDVVAGQATIALEILEQVPDVRTVLVPVGGGGLAAGMVAAFSQLAPHVHVVGVQAERMAAYPGSLRTGVAETVPVRSTMADGIAVARPGVVPLELLRHGNAEVVTVSEDEISRALLLVAERAKLIVEPAAATGVAALMAEPDGFDGPVVVVLSGGNVDPVVLLRVVRHGLASAGRYLQVRALLTDRPGMLADILLAIAREGGNVMHIEHVRTGPHLAIDEVEVVLQVETKGAEHQEALLEHLRAEGYRLAPGV; this is encoded by the coding sequence ATGACCTCGCCCGCGCTCACCGTCGCGGACCTCGACGACGCCCGACGACTCCTTGCCGGCGTCGCCGTGACGACCCCCGTCGAGCACTCCCGCGCACTGTCCGAGCTCACGGGCACCGAGGTCCACCTCAAGTGCGAGAACCTCCAGCGCACCGGCTCGTTCAAGCTGCGCGGCGCCTACGTGCGCCTCTCCCGGCTCACGGCCGACGAGCGCGCGTCCGGCGTCGTCGCGGCGAGCGCCGGCAACCACGCGCAGGGCGTCGCCCTCGCTGCCCGCGAGCTCGGCATCCACGCCGTCGTCTACATGCCGTCCGACGCCGCCCTGCCGAAGGTTGCCGCGACCCGCGCCTACGGCGCCGAGGTGCGGCTCGTCGGCCAGAGCGTCGAGGACGCCCTCGCCGCCGCCTACGAGCACGCGCGCGTCACGGGTGCCGTGCTCATCCACCCCTTCGACCACGTCGACGTCGTCGCCGGCCAGGCGACCATCGCGCTCGAGATCCTCGAGCAGGTGCCCGACGTCCGCACGGTCCTCGTCCCCGTCGGCGGGGGAGGCCTCGCCGCCGGCATGGTCGCAGCCTTCTCCCAGCTCGCGCCGCACGTCCACGTCGTCGGCGTGCAGGCCGAGCGCATGGCCGCCTACCCAGGCTCCCTGCGCACCGGCGTCGCCGAGACCGTGCCCGTGCGCTCGACGATGGCCGACGGCATCGCCGTCGCCCGCCCCGGTGTGGTGCCGCTCGAGCTCCTGCGCCACGGCAACGCCGAGGTCGTCACCGTGAGCGAGGACGAGATCTCGCGCGCCCTCCTGCTCGTCGCCGAGCGCGCCAAGCTCATCGTCGAGCCCGCCGCCGCGACCGGCGTCGCCGCGCTCATGGCCGAGCCCGACGGCTTCGACGGACCCGTCGTCGTCGTGCTCTCCGGCGGCAACGTCGACCCCGTCGTGCTGCTGCGCGTCGTGCGCCACGGCCTCGCGTCCGCTGGACGCTACCTCCAGGTGCGTGCCCTCCTCACGGACCGGCCCGGCATGCTCGCCGACATCCTCCTCGCGATCGCGCGCGAGGGCGGCAACGTCATGCACATCGAGCACGTCCGCACGGGCCCGCACCTCGCGATCGACGAGGTCGAGGTCGTCCTCCAGGTCGAGACGAAGGGCGCCGAGCACCAGGAGGCTCTCCTCGAGCACCTGCGTGCCGAGGGTTACCGGCTCGCGCCGGGCGTCTGA
- a CDS encoding AI-2E family transporter: protein MSDDTTGNAPTTGDPLHGEYVAARSIPPTVQAAAAWSWRLLIIAICAGAAIWVLRPLSDLFVAVAAALLFTVLLAPLHGWLVRTLRFPRALAAVTSVLFLLGAAVGLIVLAGQQIVAGIASLSTQAQEGLEQMLDWLSTGPLNVDTGRLEGMLSDISTTIEQNIGTVVSGAMSVGSTVTAVAAGFVIALFCTIFFLYDGRTIWTWIVGLLPRAARDDVHQAGRRGLVTLAAYTRTQILVAAIDATGIAIGAAALQLPLVVPLGILVFIGSFIPFVGAILTGAIAVLVALVVKGWVWAIVMLGIVLLVQQIEGHLLQPFLMGHAVSMHPVAVLLTVSGGTMVAGIAGALFAVPIAAVVNTVVLYLSGHDKFPDLGIGDRLTFRPEAEAEVRRRAMALRRGGQEDEGAGDDAGGAAAAADAADGGAAADGSGSGPRTGDDA, encoded by the coding sequence ATGAGCGACGACACGACGGGGAACGCACCGACCACGGGCGACCCGCTCCACGGCGAGTACGTGGCGGCACGCTCCATCCCGCCGACCGTCCAGGCAGCGGCCGCCTGGTCGTGGCGCCTGCTCATCATCGCGATCTGCGCGGGCGCGGCCATCTGGGTGCTGCGTCCGCTGAGCGACCTCTTCGTCGCCGTCGCCGCAGCCCTGCTCTTCACCGTCCTCCTCGCACCCCTCCACGGCTGGCTCGTCCGCACCCTGCGCTTCCCGCGCGCGCTCGCGGCCGTGACGTCCGTGCTGTTCCTGCTCGGCGCCGCCGTCGGCCTCATCGTCCTCGCCGGGCAGCAGATCGTCGCCGGCATCGCCTCCCTCTCGACGCAGGCGCAGGAGGGCCTCGAGCAGATGCTCGACTGGCTCTCGACCGGCCCGCTCAACGTCGACACCGGCCGCCTCGAAGGCATGCTCAGCGACATCTCCACGACGATCGAGCAGAACATCGGCACCGTCGTCTCAGGCGCCATGTCGGTCGGCTCGACCGTGACGGCCGTCGCCGCCGGCTTCGTCATCGCCCTGTTCTGCACGATCTTCTTCCTCTACGACGGCCGCACCATCTGGACGTGGATCGTCGGCCTGCTGCCGCGCGCCGCGCGCGACGACGTCCACCAGGCAGGCCGCCGCGGTCTCGTGACGCTCGCCGCCTACACGCGGACCCAGATCCTCGTCGCCGCGATCGACGCGACCGGCATCGCGATCGGCGCGGCCGCCCTCCAGCTGCCGCTCGTCGTGCCGCTCGGCATCCTCGTCTTCATCGGATCCTTCATCCCCTTCGTCGGGGCGATCCTCACCGGCGCGATCGCCGTCCTCGTCGCGCTCGTCGTCAAGGGATGGGTGTGGGCGATCGTCATGCTCGGCATCGTCCTGCTCGTCCAGCAGATCGAGGGCCACCTGCTGCAGCCCTTCCTCATGGGCCACGCCGTCTCGATGCACCCCGTCGCCGTGCTCCTCACCGTCTCGGGCGGCACGATGGTCGCCGGCATCGCGGGCGCCCTGTTCGCCGTGCCGATCGCCGCGGTCGTCAACACCGTCGTCCTCTATCTCTCGGGCCACGACAAGTTCCCCGACCTCGGGATCGGGGACCGGCTGACCTTCCGGCCCGAGGCCGAGGCCGAGGTGCGACGGCGTGCCATGGCGCTCCGCCGCGGCGGGCAGGAGGACGAAGGCGCGGGTGACGACGCCGGTGGTGCCGCCGCCGCCGCCGACGCCGCCGACGGCGGTGCTGCGGCCGACGGGTCCGGCTCCGGTCCGCGGACGGGCGACGACGCATGA
- the msrA gene encoding peptide-methionine (S)-S-oxide reductase MsrA — MLENLFGRRVPTTLVSPADALPGRAERAFPVPPTHAVLGTPLEGPLPDGTREIFVGLGCFWGAEKLFWQLPGVVSTSVGYMGGTTPHPTYEETCTGMTGHTETVRVVFDPTVVSDEAVLRTFWENHDPTQGFRQGNDVGTQYRSAIFTTTPEQADLAARTREAFGTSLAERGFEPITTEVRPAAEAGPFYLAEADHQQYLHKVPHGYCPVHATGVRCEPLAG, encoded by the coding sequence GTGCTCGAGAACCTCTTCGGCCGTCGCGTCCCGACGACGCTCGTCAGCCCCGCCGACGCCCTGCCGGGACGCGCCGAACGCGCCTTCCCCGTGCCGCCGACGCACGCGGTGCTCGGCACGCCGCTCGAGGGTCCTCTGCCCGACGGCACCCGCGAGATCTTCGTCGGGCTGGGCTGCTTCTGGGGCGCGGAGAAGCTCTTCTGGCAGCTGCCGGGCGTCGTGTCGACGTCGGTCGGGTACATGGGTGGCACGACGCCGCACCCGACGTACGAGGAGACGTGCACGGGCATGACGGGGCACACCGAGACGGTGCGCGTCGTGTTCGACCCGACGGTCGTGAGCGACGAGGCCGTGCTGCGCACGTTCTGGGAGAACCACGACCCGACGCAGGGCTTCCGCCAGGGCAACGACGTCGGCACGCAGTACCGCTCGGCGATCTTCACGACGACGCCCGAGCAGGCGGACCTCGCCGCTCGGACGCGGGAGGCGTTCGGGACGAGCCTCGCCGAGCGTGGCTTCGAGCCGATCACGACCGAGGTCCGTCCGGCCGCCGAGGCCGGCCCGTTCTACCTCGCGGAGGCGGACCACCAGCAGTACCTCCACAAGGTGCCGCACGGCTACTGCCCCGTCCACGCGACGGGCGTCCGCTGCGAGCCGCTCGCGGGCTGA
- a CDS encoding pyridoxal phosphate-dependent aminotransferase, with the protein MRKITQSKKLKNVRYDVRGPILVEAQRLESLGNKILKLNIGNTAPFGFEAPPTILADMIQHLPEAQGYSDSRGIYSARTAVAQYYQSRGLVDTHVEDVFIGNGVSELITMVLQTFVDDGNEILVPAPDYPLWTGAVTLSGGTPVHYRCDEENGWNPDLADIESKITKNTHGIVLINPNNPTGAVYSEDVVKGIVDIARRHDLVIFSDEIYEKILYDDATHHHTATYAGDDVLCLTFSGLSKAYRVCGYRAGWLMISGPTHLATDFLEGLTLMANMRMCANVPAQHAIQTALGGYQSINELIVPGGRFYDQMMLADRLLNEIEGVSNVRPQGALYCFPKIDTEMFGIADDQEFVLDLLRNKHILVTHGTGFNWFEPDHFRLVCLPDEDVLTEAIGRIAEHLDEIRR; encoded by the coding sequence GTGCGCAAGATCACGCAGTCCAAGAAGCTGAAGAACGTCCGCTACGACGTCCGGGGTCCGATCCTCGTCGAGGCCCAGCGCCTCGAGTCGCTCGGCAACAAGATCCTCAAGCTCAACATCGGCAACACGGCACCCTTCGGTTTCGAGGCACCGCCGACGATCCTCGCCGACATGATCCAGCACCTGCCCGAGGCCCAGGGGTACTCGGACTCGCGCGGCATCTACTCGGCGCGCACCGCGGTCGCGCAGTACTACCAGTCGCGCGGCCTCGTCGACACGCACGTCGAGGACGTCTTCATCGGCAACGGCGTCTCCGAGCTCATCACGATGGTCCTGCAGACGTTCGTCGACGACGGCAACGAGATCCTCGTGCCGGCGCCGGACTACCCGCTGTGGACGGGCGCGGTGACGCTCTCGGGCGGTACCCCCGTGCACTACCGGTGCGACGAGGAGAACGGCTGGAACCCGGACCTCGCCGACATCGAGTCGAAGATCACGAAGAACACGCACGGCATCGTGCTCATCAACCCGAACAACCCGACGGGCGCCGTCTACTCGGAGGACGTCGTCAAGGGCATCGTCGACATCGCACGACGCCACGACCTCGTCATCTTCTCCGACGAGATCTACGAGAAGATCCTCTACGACGACGCGACGCACCACCACACAGCGACGTACGCGGGCGACGACGTCCTCTGCCTGACGTTCTCGGGCCTGTCGAAGGCGTACCGGGTGTGCGGCTACCGGGCGGGCTGGCTCATGATCTCGGGCCCGACGCACCTCGCGACGGACTTCCTCGAGGGCCTCACCCTCATGGCGAACATGCGCATGTGCGCGAACGTCCCGGCGCAGCACGCGATCCAGACGGCGCTCGGCGGCTACCAGTCGATCAACGAGCTCATCGTCCCCGGCGGGCGCTTCTACGACCAGATGATGCTCGCTGACAGGCTCCTCAACGAGATCGAGGGCGTGAGCAACGTGCGGCCGCAGGGCGCGCTGTACTGCTTCCCGAAGATCGACACGGAGATGTTCGGGATCGCCGACGACCAGGAGTTCGTCCTCGACCTCCTGCGCAACAAGCACATCCTCGTGACGCACGGGACGGGCTTCAACTGGTTCGAGCCCGACCACTTCCGTCTCGTGTGCCTGCCTGACGAGGACGTGCTCACCGAGGCGATCGGGCGCATCGCGGAGCACCTCGACGAGATCCGGCGCTGA
- a CDS encoding LysR family transcriptional regulator substrate-binding protein: protein MNDAPEDTQPEDTQPEGSPIEVARPDGRRAFRLGYVPGVNPAKWIRTWRARLTVPLDLVPLESDDAGEAVRAGQVEAALVRRPAATHDGYERILHAIPLYDEVPVVVVGKEHLLSLADEVTLEELADETVWHPLDDRFDWDALASGAEPATISGTPPGEPGYMRPAHAKEAVEIVASGVGVVVLPMSLARLHHRRDVVAVPLAGGPTSGVSLAWPALDGDPLCEELVGIVRGRSVNSSRGAAAQDQAAQDGAERKGGATAGTTALTRTGEARRKKNAAARAQADRTAAQQRKRGDQSRAKGKGTKRGR, encoded by the coding sequence GTGAACGACGCCCCGGAGGACACCCAGCCCGAGGACACCCAGCCCGAGGGGAGTCCGATCGAGGTCGCTCGGCCCGACGGGCGCAGGGCCTTCCGGCTCGGCTACGTCCCGGGCGTCAACCCCGCGAAGTGGATCCGGACCTGGCGCGCGCGCCTCACCGTCCCGCTCGACCTCGTGCCGCTCGAGTCCGACGACGCCGGCGAGGCTGTCCGTGCGGGGCAGGTCGAGGCCGCGCTCGTGCGCCGGCCCGCCGCGACGCACGACGGCTACGAGCGCATCCTCCATGCGATCCCCCTGTACGACGAGGTCCCCGTGGTCGTCGTCGGCAAGGAGCACCTGCTCTCGCTCGCCGACGAGGTGACGCTCGAGGAGCTCGCCGACGAGACCGTGTGGCACCCGCTCGACGACCGCTTCGACTGGGACGCCCTCGCGTCGGGGGCCGAGCCTGCGACGATCAGCGGCACGCCACCGGGCGAGCCCGGCTACATGCGGCCCGCGCACGCCAAGGAGGCCGTCGAGATCGTCGCGTCGGGCGTCGGCGTCGTCGTCCTGCCGATGTCCCTGGCGCGCCTGCACCACCGGCGCGACGTCGTCGCCGTGCCGCTCGCCGGTGGCCCGACCTCGGGCGTGAGCCTCGCGTGGCCCGCGCTCGACGGCGACCCGCTGTGCGAGGAGCTCGTCGGCATCGTCCGGGGGCGCTCGGTCAACAGCTCGCGCGGCGCGGCCGCGCAGGATCAGGCGGCGCAGGACGGGGCCGAGCGCAAGGGCGGTGCGACGGCCGGGACCACCGCGCTCACCCGGACGGGCGAGGCCCGGCGCAAGAAGAACGCTGCCGCGCGCGCCCAGGCCGACCGCACCGCCGCCCAGCAGCGCAAGCGCGGCGACCAGAGCCGCGCCAAGGGCAAGGGCACCAAGCGCGGCCGATAG
- a CDS encoding ABC transporter permease produces MSALLAHAPVPFLRTWNAENRKIVDTRAGVVFLSLIALVVVGMSAVIAIWPGEQTLTFGTLLGSSVSMGLAMFMPILAILAVTSEFSQRTLAVTFALEPRRGRVVAAKIAAALTMTAVLVVVALVVAATTVLLAAAMRGETAVWDVDGGVLVGALVTLVLVVLQGTAFGLLLRSTPLAIVAYLLLPSLFAFVTMFISAIRDALPWFELSSATVPLMEGLSLTGTEWAQLASASAIWILLPGAIGVWRLLKGDL; encoded by the coding sequence ATGAGCGCCCTGCTCGCACACGCCCCCGTCCCGTTCCTGCGCACGTGGAACGCGGAGAACCGCAAGATCGTCGACACCCGCGCGGGCGTCGTCTTCCTCAGCCTCATCGCGCTCGTGGTCGTCGGCATGTCGGCCGTCATCGCGATCTGGCCCGGCGAGCAGACGCTGACGTTCGGGACGCTCCTGGGCAGCTCCGTGTCCATGGGCCTGGCGATGTTCATGCCGATCCTCGCGATCCTCGCCGTGACGTCCGAGTTCTCGCAGCGCACGCTCGCCGTGACGTTCGCGCTCGAGCCGCGGCGCGGTCGCGTCGTCGCCGCAAAGATCGCTGCCGCCCTCACGATGACGGCCGTCCTCGTGGTCGTCGCGCTCGTCGTCGCGGCCACCACGGTGCTCCTCGCGGCGGCGATGCGTGGTGAGACGGCCGTGTGGGACGTCGACGGCGGAGTGCTCGTCGGCGCACTCGTCACGCTCGTGCTCGTCGTCCTCCAGGGCACCGCGTTCGGTCTGCTGCTGCGCTCGACGCCCCTCGCGATCGTCGCGTACCTCCTCCTGCCGTCGCTGTTCGCCTTCGTGACGATGTTCATCTCGGCGATCCGCGACGCCCTGCCCTGGTTCGAGCTGTCCAGCGCGACGGTGCCCCTCATGGAAGGGCTGAGCCTCACCGGCACGGAGTGGGCGCAGCTCGCCTCCGCGTCGGCCATCTGGATCCTCCTGCCGGGCGCGATCGGCGTCTGGAGGCTCCTCAAGGGCGACCTCTGA
- a CDS encoding ABC transporter ATP-binding protein, whose protein sequence is MITVTHLTKRFGRVTAVDDASFSALPGRVTGLLGPNGSGKTTTLRTLVGLVRPTSGSVTIAGRPYASLPNPGRNVGTMLDADALHAGRTGYEELRLAAGILGLPATRVDDVLEIVGLTPAEAKRRTRTYSLGMRQRLGLGLALLGDPEVVVLDEPANGLDPMGIRWMRTLLREFAAEGRTVLLSSHLLTEMETVCDDIVIVGQGRVLAQGTVASFVESDGNLEEAFVRLTFGTDRERVEP, encoded by the coding sequence ATGATCACAGTCACGCACCTCACCAAGCGCTTCGGCCGTGTCACCGCGGTCGACGACGCCTCGTTCTCGGCCCTCCCCGGCCGCGTCACGGGCCTCCTCGGCCCGAACGGCTCCGGCAAGACCACGACGCTGCGCACCCTCGTCGGGCTCGTCCGCCCGACGTCGGGGAGCGTGACGATCGCCGGCCGCCCCTACGCCTCCCTGCCCAACCCCGGTCGCAACGTCGGCACGATGCTCGACGCCGACGCGCTCCACGCCGGTCGCACCGGCTACGAGGAGCTGCGGCTCGCCGCCGGCATCCTCGGGCTGCCCGCGACGCGCGTCGACGACGTCCTCGAGATCGTCGGCCTCACCCCGGCCGAGGCGAAGCGACGGACCCGCACCTACTCGCTCGGCATGCGCCAGCGGCTCGGCCTCGGGCTCGCGCTGCTCGGCGACCCCGAGGTCGTCGTCCTCGACGAGCCGGCCAACGGGCTCGACCCCATGGGCATCCGCTGGATGCGCACCCTCCTGCGGGAGTTCGCTGCCGAGGGACGCACCGTCCTGCTCTCGAGCCACCTCCTCACGGAGATGGAGACGGTCTGCGACGACATCGTCATCGTCGGTCAGGGCCGCGTCCTCGCGCAGGGCACCGTCGCGAGCTTCGTCGAGTCCGACGGCAACCTCGAGGAGGCGTTCGTGCGCCTCACGTTCGGCACCGACCGCGAACGGGTCGAGCCGTGA
- a CDS encoding sensor histidine kinase: MRLPPALARLAAKPPVPAPPLTAWGRTWRFVIVVSGAFLTFGFSLPESAGTAVEYTTTPRESLDLALGVLSWVLIWFRRRWPLTIAVVLLLVSAFSMTAAVAATLAVVSVCARRRAIEVVPVTVLYFLTSVTSFYAVEGLVELRWWVVLLSQIVSTVLAVGIGLYIGARRELVWTLQSRAEAAEQARATDAERARAQERAAIAHEMHDVLAHRVSLVAMHAGALAYRTDLSPEEVRESAGIVRDNAHRALEELREVLGVLRVGTEASATDAPQPTIERIDDLVADARALGSHVDFGMTPSVTDEAATLAGSTARTAYRVVQEGLTNARKHAPASPVVVRVVGSPDDGLTVMVRTPGTQRAFGRPARADATSVLASSLDSRLPSSGHGLRGLHERVTLLGGTLDAGDDATGGFVVQAWLPWSR; the protein is encoded by the coding sequence GTGCGTCTTCCCCCTGCCCTGGCTCGGCTCGCGGCCAAGCCACCCGTCCCGGCCCCGCCGCTCACGGCGTGGGGACGCACGTGGCGCTTCGTGATCGTCGTCAGCGGCGCATTCCTCACGTTCGGCTTCTCCCTGCCCGAGTCCGCCGGCACCGCGGTCGAGTACACGACGACGCCCCGCGAGAGCCTGGACCTCGCCCTCGGCGTCCTGTCGTGGGTGCTCATCTGGTTCCGGCGCCGCTGGCCGCTGACGATCGCCGTCGTGCTGCTCCTCGTGTCGGCCTTCTCCATGACGGCCGCCGTGGCCGCGACGCTCGCGGTCGTCTCCGTGTGCGCCCGCCGTCGGGCGATCGAGGTCGTCCCCGTGACGGTGCTGTACTTCCTCACGTCGGTCACGTCGTTCTACGCCGTCGAGGGTCTCGTCGAGCTGCGGTGGTGGGTCGTCCTCCTCAGCCAGATCGTCTCGACGGTCCTCGCCGTCGGCATCGGGCTCTACATCGGTGCGCGCCGCGAGCTCGTGTGGACGCTGCAGTCGCGCGCCGAGGCCGCCGAGCAGGCCCGTGCGACCGACGCGGAGCGCGCGCGGGCGCAGGAGCGCGCGGCGATCGCGCACGAGATGCACGACGTCCTCGCGCACCGCGTCTCGCTCGTCGCGATGCACGCCGGCGCTCTCGCCTACCGCACGGACCTGTCGCCCGAGGAGGTGCGCGAGTCGGCCGGCATCGTCCGCGACAACGCGCACCGCGCGCTCGAGGAGCTCCGCGAGGTGCTCGGCGTCCTGCGTGTCGGCACCGAGGCGAGCGCGACCGACGCCCCGCAGCCGACGATCGAACGCATCGACGACCTCGTCGCGGACGCGCGGGCGCTCGGCTCGCACGTCGACTTCGGCATGACACCGTCCGTCACCGACGAGGCCGCGACGCTCGCCGGCTCGACGGCCCGCACCGCGTACCGCGTCGTCCAGGAAGGGCTGACGAACGCGCGCAAGCACGCACCCGCGTCGCCGGTCGTCGTACGCGTCGTCGGGTCGCCCGACGACGGGCTCACCGTCATGGTCCGCACGCCCGGCACGCAGAGGGCGTTCGGCCGTCCGGCGCGCGCCGACGCCACGTCGGTGCTCGCGTCCTCCCTCGACTCGCGCCTGCCGTCGTCGGGGCACGGGCTGCGCGGGCTGCACGAGCGCGTGACGCTCCTCGGCGGGACGCTCGACGCCGGGGACGACGCGACCGGCGGGTTCGTCGTCCAGGCATGGCTGCCGTGGTCGCGGTGA
- a CDS encoding response regulator transcription factor has translation MTAPATSRVRVVVVDDDALVRSGLRMILGGSRELEIVGEAADGLEAEDVVAATSPDLVLLDVRMPRRDGLATARVLRSRWPALRVLVLTTFDTDDTVLEALRHGADGFLLKDTPPDRLVDAVLRTAAGEPTLSPAVTSRLIAAATGDSPTRSAEALERLARLTEREHEVALAVARGLSNTEVAAELFMSVPTVKSHVGRIFTKLEVDNRVQIANCVRDAGLG, from the coding sequence ATGACCGCTCCCGCGACCTCCCGCGTGCGTGTCGTCGTCGTCGACGACGACGCGCTCGTCCGCTCCGGCCTGCGCATGATCCTCGGCGGGTCGCGCGAGCTCGAGATCGTCGGCGAGGCCGCCGACGGGCTCGAGGCCGAGGACGTCGTCGCGGCCACGTCCCCCGACCTCGTGCTGCTCGACGTGCGCATGCCGCGCCGCGACGGGCTCGCGACGGCCCGGGTGCTGCGGTCTCGCTGGCCGGCGCTGCGCGTGCTCGTCCTCACGACGTTCGACACGGACGACACCGTGCTCGAGGCCCTGCGGCACGGGGCCGACGGGTTCCTCCTCAAGGACACCCCGCCCGACCGGCTCGTCGACGCCGTCCTGCGCACGGCCGCGGGCGAGCCGACCCTCTCCCCCGCCGTGACGAGCCGGCTCATCGCCGCAGCGACGGGCGACAGCCCGACGCGCTCCGCCGAGGCCCTCGAGCGGCTCGCGCGGCTCACGGAGCGTGAGCACGAGGTCGCGCTCGCCGTCGCCCGCGGCCTGTCGAACACCGAGGTCGCCGCCGAGCTGTTCATGAGCGTGCCGACCGTGAAGTCGCACGTCGGGCGCATCTTCACGAAGCTCGAGGTCGACAACCGCGTGCAGATCGCCAACTGCGTGCGCGACGCCGGGCTCGGCTGA